Proteins encoded in a region of the Zea mays cultivar B73 chromosome 4, Zm-B73-REFERENCE-NAM-5.0, whole genome shotgun sequence genome:
- the LOC118471892 gene encoding disease resistance protein RGA4-like has translation MTGVEPAIIGAIANLAAPVLPIAIKGIQGALKKRQVRDSDVETLKSQLSYIQGIIRDTRKTIRSSQDPSDRLQSWAGYLRCLAYDIEDLIEGRRAGTMTGAKLNGKITIIQDLIRCVQSYPEFMAVPTNEAPSQGAASSSTTSSTQGFPLADLVGKKEDLDELLDLLVRRPDNELDKVLKVMVISVVGFGGIGETKLCHTVYTDVQESRRFSLHAYVSAAGKDCSIVLEEIIEQFRLQEDPQDSSGGFFHRFAGAFPGARRTDQVHGLPEYLQRKRYFVVVDGVESEELVSGIASAFPDNSMGSRIIMGMRTAVGRDAERCVGHHHKMWPLEDKQSVVCFLNEAERRRRRHEQDDHSSFIRFQEQDHSSSCLHKVCDGVPLALVSVCEVRRGSIITAAVEEQDRWPHRMPKVLDHSYDGLHIRGAGSCPNQYIPYLQACLLYFAMFPRGNHVKRGSLIRRWQAEGLEFGGSNQAAENLKALVDRNFVWPLHASLNEHAKTFQPPGVVLNYISRRSQEEEFILRSCPSGELNPNYSRRLCLHPAEEEEGEPQPVVITNGSVPPRLRTLAVSWGQQQASRIAECEQLRVLDLASYNGLQPDQLEEICKKLKLLKYLSLLPDIITQVPSSMSNLQCLETLEVGEVNGRAAVLVPIQVLELPRIKHLIGKFELIDNFNGLPIRAYPDALVPKAIKESNLETVSGFFTRRGQGFPPLMRHIRQLRKVKIWFYRDAEPKYLASYLPKAITKFLRNDNVHRSLSLDFQDGPRQTEILQACVAEASGNLYSLKLSSGTNLSRIQLSVIATNKLTGITKLCLSRWKTITLDAEFLNELTKLASLTYLKLDAETIKGTYDQNPTPGGNNQEKVVIETGHIANLRRMCLVARQTLPDIQVKPTALQRLVSLHLISETDDYCPSANVICKANPQDDNEPAPFTSLQEVSLNATVPENLRDSWRNAARDHPKRPRILFIQHPHRAG, from the exons ATGACAGGTGTGGAGCCAGCAATTATCGGTGCAATCGCTAACTTGGCGGCCCCGGTCCTGCCTATAGCCATTAAAGGGATACAAGGTGCACTGAAGAAACGGCAAGTCCGTGACAGTGATGTTGAAACCCTGAAATCCCAGCTTAGCTACATCCAGGGCATCATCCGTGATACTCGGAAGACTATCAGGAGTTCCCAAGACCCGTCCGACAGGCTTCAATCCTGGGCTGGATACCTCAGATGCTTGGCGTACGACATCGAAGACCTAATAGAAGGCCGCCGTGCCGGAACCATGACAGGTGCGAAGCTTAATGGCAAGATTACTATCATCCAGGATTTAATCAGATGTGTACAGTCCTATCCGGAGTTTATGGCGGTTCCGACGAATGAGGCTCCTAGTCAAGGCGCTGCTTCTTCCTCCACTACTTCAAGCACCCAGGGCTTTCCGCTGGCTGATCTTGTGGGCAAGAAGGAGGACCTCGATGAGCTTCTGGACCTCCTCGTCCGGAGACCCGACAATGAGCTGGACAAGGTCCTCAAGGTGATGGTGATCTCCGTCGTCGGCTTCGGTGGCATAGGGGAGACCAAGCTTTGCCACACAGTGTACACGGACGTACAGGAGAGCAGAAGGTTCTCCCTGCATGCGTATGTCAGCGCTGCTGGGAAGGACTGCAGCATCGTTCTGGAAGAGATAATCGAGCAATTTAGACTGCAAGAGGATCCACAAGATAGCAGTGGTGGATTTTTTCACAG ATTCGCCGGAGCGTTTCCTGGGGCTCGTCGTACTGACCAAGTTCATGGGTTACCCGAGTATCTCCAAAGGAAAAG GTATTTTGTGGTGGTGGATGGCGTGGAGTCTGAAGAACTGGTGAGTGGCATAGCATCTGCCTTCCCGGATAATAGTATGGGCAGTAGAATTATCATGGGTATGAGGACCGCAGTGGGCAGGGATGCAGAGAGATGTGTGGGTCATCATCACAAGATGTGGCCACTTGAAGACAAGCAGTCGGTGGTGTGCTTCCTAAATGAAGCggagcggcggcgacgacgacatGAACAAGACGACCACTCGTCGTTCATTAGGTTTCAGGAACAAGACCACTCATCATCCTGTTTGCACAAGGTATGTGATGGCGTACCACTTGCGCTGGTTAGCGTATGTGAAGTCCGCAGAGGGTCCATCATCACTGCTGCCGTTGAAGAACAAGACCGCTGGCCACACAGAATGCCCAAGGTGCTCGACCACAGCTACGATGGTCTGCATATCCGGGGTGCTGGGAGCTGTCCGAACCAATACATCCCCTATCTCCAAGCCTGCCTGCTGTACTTTGCCATGTTCCCCCGCGGCAATCATGTCAAGAGGGGATCCCTGATCAGGCGATGGCAGGCGGAAGGCCTAGAGTTCGGAGGCAGCAATCAAGCTGCCGAAAACCTCAAGGCCCTCGTAGACCGGAACTTCGTTTGGCCCCTCCATGCGAGCCTGAATGAGCACGCCAAGACATTCCAGCCTCCTGGAGTGGTGCTCAACTACATCTCCCGCAGGTCTCAAGAGGAGGAATTCATCCTCAGGTCTTGTCCAAGTGGGGAACTTAATCCCAATTACAGCCGCCGGCTTTGTCTACATCCTGCCGAGGAAGAAGAAGGTGAACCCCAACCCGTGGTCATTACCAACGGTTCTGTACCACCACGCCTGCGAACTCTGGCTGTGTCCTGGGGGCAGCAACAGGCCAGCAGGATTGCTGAATGCGAGCAGCTCCGAGTGCTGGATCTGGCGTCATACAATGGTCTACAGCCAGACCAGCTAGAGGAGATATGCAAGAAACTGAAGCTTCTCAAATATCTGAGCCTCCTGCCAGATATCATCACTCAAGTTCCAAGCTCAATGTCTAATTTGCAGTGCTTGGAGACACTCGAGGTGGGGGAGGTCAATGGCAGGGCGGCAGTTCTGGTGCCTATCCAAGTCTTGGAACTGCCACGCATAAAACACCTAATCGGAAAATTTGAGCTTATTGACAACTTCAACGGACTACCAATTAGGGCTTATCCAGATGCACTAGTACCAAAGGCAATCAAGGAAAGCAACCTGGAGACGGTGTCGGGGTTCTTCACCCGCAGAGGCCAAGGATTTCCGCCACTCATGCGTCACATTAGGCAGCTCAGGAAGGTGAAGATATGGTTCTACAGGGATGCAGAACCCAAATACCTAGCAAGCTATCTCCCGAAAGCGATTACAAAATTCCTCAGGAATGACAACGTTCATCGCTCCCTGTCACTTGACTTCCAGGATGGCCCAAGACAAACAGAAATACTGCAGGCTTGTGTGGCTGAAGCTAGCGGTAATCTTTACTCCCTGAAGCTGTCGTCCGGCACAAATCTGAGCAGGATCCAACTGTCGGTTATTGCCACCAACAAGCTGACTGGAATCACAAAGCTATGCCTTTCCCGCTGGAAAACGATAACGTTGGATGCAGAATTTCTGAATGAGCTGACCAAATTGGCCAGTCTGACGTATCTGAAGCTGGATGCAGAAACAATAAAAGGTACGTACGACCAAAACCCAACACCAGGAGGAAATAACCAAGAGAAGGTCGTCATAGAGACTGGGCACATTGCAAATCTGCGGCGGATGTGCCTTGTGGCCAGGCAGACGCTGCCCGACATACAAGTCAAGCCTACAGCTCTGCAACGACTCGTTTCACTTCATCTCATCAGTGAAACGGACGATTATTGTCCTTCCGCCAACGTCATCTGTAAAGCCAACCCCCAGGACGACAACGAGCCGGCGCCGTTCACGAGCCTCCAGGAAGTCTCGCTGAATGCTACGGTACCCGAAAATTTAAGGGATTCTTGGCGTAATGCTGCAAGGGACCATCCAAAGAGGCCACGAATTCTCTTCATCCAACACCCTCACCGTGCGGGATAA